The nucleotide sequence TTCCGGCGGTAAACTGTAAATCCAAACGTCCCAAACCTTGTGCTCTGCCAATGATCTTTTAATACGACTCTTTTACAGGCAACCCGTTTTGCTTCCTCGATTGTTTCTTCAATAATTTCTGAATAAAGGGCGATTGTTCTCAATCCCCTTATGCCATCTGACTCCACTATTTTCGCATCGAACATCGGGTCCAAATAAACAACATCAAATGAGGAATTCTCCTGCCTCTTTAAATAATCAAGATGATCACTATAGATGACCTCAATTTGTCTCATCGCGATATTCATTTCCTCATTCCCACTATCCAATGTTTTCAAGCCCTGTTCCAGCAAAAATGCAAGATAACGATTGCCTTCAACACCGATAACATGTCCTGTATCACCAACTACATGACTTGCAACAATGCTGTCAGAGCCAAGACCTAGCGTGCAATCGAGAAATGTCATTCCTTTTTCCAGCTTAGCTGCCAGAATAAAAGGATCTTCCTCTCCTCTTAAAATCCTTTTCACACGAAACATTGCTGAATTTGGATGAAAAAAAATCACTTCATGCGGATCACTCAACGGATAAATATCTAAGCGATTTTTGCCGACTACTAAAACATCATCCTGTTCTTTAGCCATCAATTCTTCAACTGATAATTTTTTTCGATTCACAAAAGAGATTTGCAATTGGTTTGCATATTCCATAGCCACTTGAATCATTTCATTATTTGCTCTTCCTGCAGTTGTAACAATCATCTAACAATCACGCCTCGTTCTCAAAATACATTCAACGCTACATATTGTAACGCACATTTAAACAACTTTCTCTTTTAT is from Bacillus sp. (in: firmicutes) and encodes:
- a CDS encoding class I SAM-dependent methyltransferase, producing MIVTTAGRANNEMIQVAMEYANQLQISFVNRKKLSVEELMAKEQDDVLVVGKNRLDIYPLSDPHEVIFFHPNSAMFRVKRILRGEEDPFILAAKLEKGMTFLDCTLGLGSDSIVASHVVGDTGHVIGVEGNRYLAFLLEQGLKTLDSGNEEMNIAMRQIEVIYSDHLDYLKRQENSSFDVVYLDPMFDAKIVESDGIRGLRTIALYSEIIEETIEEAKRVACKRVVLKDHWQSTRFGTFGFTVYRRKTAKFHFGVIEK